One segment of Micromonospora parathelypteridis DNA contains the following:
- a CDS encoding SDR family oxidoreductase translates to MKDTVDLGEVVLDLTVPNLTGKLAVVTGGSDGLGLGLATRLARAGAEVVLPVRNPAKGAAALEAVRAAAPGATVSTRELDLASLDSVAALADTLLGEGRPIHFLINNAGVMTPPTRNATAEGFELQLGTNHLGHFALNGRLLPLLRAGQARVTTMSSSAARSGRFDWDDLQSTRRYAAIRAYNASKLATLHFGLELDRRSRAGGWGIVSNVAHPGTTMTNLYASGPNLGRSRPSLHHSVMSRLARWGILVHSVDAGLLPALYAATSPQAQGGRFYGPDGLGQFTGKPTELAVYRSARSTDDATRLWTVSERLVGVQFPVN, encoded by the coding sequence ATGAAGGACACCGTCGACCTGGGGGAAGTCGTGCTCGACCTGACCGTTCCGAACCTGACTGGAAAGCTCGCCGTGGTGACCGGCGGCAGCGACGGCCTGGGCCTCGGCCTGGCCACGCGGCTGGCGCGTGCCGGCGCTGAGGTGGTGCTGCCGGTCCGCAACCCGGCCAAGGGCGCCGCCGCGCTGGAGGCCGTCCGGGCCGCCGCACCGGGTGCCACCGTCTCGACGCGGGAGCTGGACCTCGCCTCGCTGGACTCGGTGGCCGCGCTGGCCGACACGCTGCTCGGCGAGGGCCGACCGATCCACTTCTTGATCAACAACGCGGGGGTGATGACACCCCCGACCCGAAACGCCACTGCCGAGGGCTTCGAGCTCCAACTCGGCACCAACCACCTCGGGCACTTCGCGCTGAACGGACGGCTGCTGCCGCTGCTGCGGGCCGGACAGGCCCGGGTCACCACCATGTCGAGCAGCGCCGCCCGTTCCGGCCGGTTCGACTGGGACGACCTGCAGAGCACCCGCCGGTACGCGGCGATCCGCGCGTACAACGCCTCCAAGCTGGCCACCCTGCACTTCGGGCTGGAACTCGACAGGCGCAGTCGAGCCGGTGGCTGGGGCATCGTCAGCAACGTCGCCCACCCGGGCACCACCATGACGAACCTCTACGCGTCCGGTCCCAACCTCGGCCGCAGCCGGCCCTCGCTGCACCACTCCGTGATGAGCCGGCTGGCCCGCTGGGGCATCCTGGTGCACTCGGTGGATGCCGGGCTGCTCCCCGCCCTGTACGCGGCCACCAGCCCGCAGGCGCAGGGCGGCCGGTTCTACGGCCCGGACGGGCTGGGGCAGTTCACCGGCAAACCGACCGAGTTGGCCGTCTACCGCTCGGCGCGCAGCACGGATGACGCCACCCGCCTCTGGACCGTTTCCGAGCGGCTGGTGGGTGTGCAGTTCCCCGTCAACTGA
- a CDS encoding MFS transporter: MRARRDIVAMLLTTFLTWMGQRTTAVALPLVALSETGSAWTTGLVGGAVGLPMLSSAWWARGLRQRLTTGPALAAVLAVQVLGLLIVPVAAALGAVGAPHLVAAGLVTGCATALAGPAQRALLADLGDGLGEGVAARMLAWQDLAHRSTMILAPPLAGWAVTAGDPLYLLWAEAAGVAAGVGILCTVRGSVHAAEGNVPSGATTEAGGANPVGRVDAPGLRQVLARHPQVRLAVVMSGVGGLTWFAFTLGLAILGARTGRPGLLVSAGMTGYGLGSLAGAVAAPVLVPRLPALTTISTTWAVLGAAFLVLPVVTSSLPLLALLAAAGGLGMPLGIGALNRLISTRTVGAERRAAFAAASLVHDGGVSVGLLAGGAVIGLAGAGPTLVVAGVAQILAALLAVPWRRLPQARPGPARIDARPTGAGHR, encoded by the coding sequence GTGAGAGCCCGCCGCGACATCGTCGCCATGCTGTTGACCACGTTCCTGACCTGGATGGGGCAGCGGACCACCGCTGTCGCGCTGCCCCTGGTGGCGCTTAGCGAGACCGGGTCGGCGTGGACCACCGGGCTCGTCGGTGGCGCGGTCGGCCTGCCCATGCTCAGCTCCGCCTGGTGGGCCCGGGGCCTGCGGCAGCGGCTGACCACGGGCCCCGCCCTGGCCGCGGTGCTGGCGGTCCAGGTGCTTGGGCTGCTGATCGTGCCGGTCGCCGCCGCCCTCGGCGCGGTCGGTGCGCCGCACCTGGTCGCGGCCGGGCTGGTCACCGGTTGTGCCACCGCGCTGGCCGGGCCGGCCCAGCGCGCGCTGCTCGCCGACCTGGGGGATGGCCTCGGCGAGGGAGTCGCGGCCCGGATGCTGGCCTGGCAGGACCTGGCGCACCGCAGCACGATGATCCTGGCACCGCCGCTGGCGGGCTGGGCAGTCACCGCAGGCGACCCGCTGTACCTGCTCTGGGCCGAAGCCGCCGGTGTGGCTGCGGGTGTGGGCATCCTGTGTACCGTCCGCGGCTCGGTCCACGCTGCCGAAGGGAACGTCCCGTCCGGCGCCACCACCGAGGCCGGCGGGGCGAACCCGGTCGGCAGGGTCGACGCGCCCGGGCTGCGGCAGGTGCTGGCCCGCCATCCGCAGGTCCGGCTCGCCGTGGTCATGTCCGGCGTGGGCGGGCTGACCTGGTTCGCCTTCACCCTCGGGCTGGCGATCCTGGGCGCTCGCACCGGCCGGCCCGGCCTGCTCGTGTCCGCCGGGATGACCGGCTACGGCCTCGGCTCGCTCGCCGGAGCCGTGGCAGCGCCGGTGCTGGTGCCCAGGCTGCCCGCGCTGACCACCATTTCCACCACCTGGGCGGTGCTCGGTGCGGCCTTCCTGGTGCTGCCCGTGGTCACCTCCTCGCTGCCGCTGTTGGCGCTGCTCGCCGCGGCCGGCGGGTTGGGCATGCCGCTCGGCATCGGTGCGCTCAACCGGCTGATCAGCACCAGGACGGTGGGCGCCGAGCGACGTGCCGCATTCGCGGCGGCGAGCCTCGTGCACGACGGTGGCGTCTCGGTCGGCCTACTGGCGGGCGGCGCCGTGATCGGGCTGGCCGGAGCCGGCCCGACCCTGGTCGTCGCGGGAGTCGCCCAGATCCTCGCTGCGCTGCTCGCCGTCCCGTGGCGGCGCCTGCCCCAGGCTCGGCCCGGACCGGCCCGGATCGACGCGCGGCCGACGGGTGCTGGTCACCGATGA
- a CDS encoding major royal jelly family protein, with protein sequence MNGPVGDEPLGELELVHTFTGPMPTGVSVSHRGRIFVNFPKWGDEVPATVVELRDGREVPYPDQAWNDASGDDDAGAFVSVQSIVVDPADRLWVLDTGSPMFQPTKPGGPKLVRVDLDTDTVAQVITFPADVALPTTYLNDVRFDLRRGESGVAYITDSAASGPNGIIVVDLASGAAWRRLQDHPSTKAEPLAMFRPVVEGRPLLERPADGPPKPMTMGADGIAISADGTRLHYCPLASRRWYSVSTKALADPGVTQEAVEATVVDEGDKGTASDGLESDDAGRLYLTSYEHNAVLRRLPDGEYEALVHDPRLLWPDTMSVAADGYLYVTANQLHRQARYQRGQDLRRKPYALFRIRIDAGPVLLRR encoded by the coding sequence GTGAACGGGCCGGTCGGCGACGAGCCGCTCGGCGAGTTGGAGCTGGTGCACACCTTCACCGGCCCGATGCCGACCGGGGTGAGCGTCTCGCACCGGGGCCGGATCTTCGTCAACTTCCCGAAGTGGGGCGACGAGGTGCCGGCCACCGTGGTCGAGTTGCGAGACGGCCGGGAGGTGCCCTACCCCGACCAGGCGTGGAACGACGCGTCCGGCGACGACGACGCGGGGGCGTTCGTGTCGGTGCAGAGCATCGTCGTGGACCCGGCCGACCGGCTCTGGGTGCTGGACACCGGCAGCCCGATGTTCCAGCCGACGAAGCCGGGCGGCCCGAAACTGGTCCGGGTCGACCTGGACACAGACACAGTCGCCCAGGTGATCACCTTCCCGGCGGACGTGGCGCTGCCGACGACGTACCTCAACGATGTCCGCTTCGATCTGCGGCGGGGCGAGTCGGGGGTCGCGTACATCACCGATTCGGCGGCCTCCGGGCCGAACGGGATCATCGTCGTGGACCTGGCCAGCGGGGCCGCCTGGCGGCGGCTGCAGGACCACCCGTCCACGAAGGCGGAGCCGCTGGCGATGTTCCGCCCGGTGGTCGAGGGCCGGCCGTTACTCGAACGGCCGGCGGACGGGCCGCCGAAGCCAATGACCATGGGCGCCGACGGGATCGCCATCTCGGCCGACGGCACCCGGCTGCACTACTGCCCGCTGGCGTCCCGCCGTTGGTACAGCGTTTCCACGAAGGCGCTTGCCGACCCGGGCGTCACCCAGGAGGCGGTCGAGGCGACCGTCGTCGACGAGGGCGACAAGGGCACCGCCTCGGACGGGTTGGAGTCCGACGACGCGGGGCGGCTCTACCTCACCTCGTACGAGCACAACGCTGTGCTGCGGCGGCTGCCGGACGGCGAGTACGAGGCCCTGGTCCACGACCCACGACTGCTCTGGCCGGACACGATGTCGGTGGCCGCCGACGGGTACCTCTACGTCACCGCCAACCAACTGCACCGGCAGGCGCGGTACCAGCGCGGCCAGGATCTACGACGCAAGCCGTACGCGCTGTTCCGCATCCGCATCGACGCCGGCCCGGTGCTGCTGCGCCGCTGA
- a CDS encoding sugar kinase, with product MTDLLTLGETMAAFRTTGPLRLGGTAGISVAGSESTVAIGLARLGHRAAWIGVTGADEPGELIRRTLRAEGVDLTWSRVDPTAPTGLILFENRVADINRVTYHRAGSAGSRLRPADVTRAFDAPGPPPRLLHVTGITCALGVEPYQAVVEAVRRAHAAGSTICLDVNHRQRLWSVAEAAAALRPLLPSIDLVVASDDELAVLTDATDPVTALLSAGVTEVVVKHGAGGATSHRATGTVHRPARTVPVVDTVGAGDAFVAGLLSAWLDGADAPARLDRAVTTGAFAVATRGDWEGLPDRAELTLLDNEPGGTVR from the coding sequence GTGACCGACCTGCTCACGCTCGGCGAGACGATGGCGGCGTTCCGCACCACCGGCCCGCTGCGGCTGGGCGGCACCGCCGGGATCTCCGTCGCCGGGTCCGAGTCGACGGTGGCGATCGGGCTGGCCCGGCTCGGCCACCGGGCCGCCTGGATCGGGGTCACCGGCGCCGACGAGCCCGGCGAGCTCATCCGCCGTACGCTGCGCGCGGAGGGCGTCGACCTGACCTGGTCCCGGGTCGACCCGACCGCGCCCACCGGGCTGATCCTCTTCGAGAACCGCGTCGCCGACATCAACCGGGTCACCTACCACCGCGCCGGGTCGGCCGGCTCCCGGCTTCGCCCGGCCGATGTGACCCGTGCCTTCGACGCGCCCGGGCCGCCGCCCCGGCTGTTGCACGTCACCGGTATCACCTGCGCGCTGGGCGTCGAGCCGTACCAGGCGGTGGTGGAGGCGGTGCGGCGTGCTCACGCGGCGGGCAGCACGATCTGCCTGGACGTCAACCACCGGCAGCGACTCTGGTCGGTCGCCGAGGCCGCCGCCGCGCTGCGGCCACTGCTGCCCTCGATCGACCTGGTGGTCGCCTCCGACGACGAGCTGGCCGTGCTGACCGACGCGACCGACCCGGTCACGGCGCTACTCTCGGCCGGCGTGACCGAGGTCGTGGTCAAGCACGGCGCCGGTGGGGCGACCAGTCACCGCGCGACCGGCACGGTGCACCGTCCAGCCCGGACGGTGCCGGTGGTGGACACCGTCGGAGCCGGTGATGCCTTCGTGGCCGGGCTGCTCTCCGCCTGGCTCGACGGCGCGGACGCGCCAGCCCGGCTGGACCGGGCCGTCACCACCGGAGCGTTCGCGGTCGCCACCAGGGGCGACTGGGAGGGCCTGCCCGACCGGGCCGAGCTGACGCTGCTCGACAACGAACCCGGCGGTACCGTCCGCTGA
- a CDS encoding dienelactone hydrolase family protein, whose product MQTTTVDIPTDDGVADSSLTRPEGNGPFPAVLLFMDAFGPRPRLVEMAERIAAQGYLVLTPNLFYRAGRAPLFDLSRLGEPDQRGALFEKIMPMIVALTPDVISRDSAAYLDFLAARDDVRPGPVAITGYCMGGTNALRAIEAHPDRIAAIASFHGGRIVTDASDSPHLGVDSITGEVYFGHADQDQSMTPEQIATLEKALDAAGVRYRSEVYEGAHHGFTMADTPMYHEQATERHWVALFDLLNRTLPTT is encoded by the coding sequence GTGCAGACGACGACGGTGGACATTCCCACGGACGACGGGGTCGCGGACTCGTCCCTCACCCGACCCGAGGGCAACGGCCCGTTCCCGGCGGTGCTGCTCTTCATGGACGCCTTCGGCCCGCGCCCACGCCTGGTGGAGATGGCCGAGCGGATCGCCGCCCAGGGCTACCTGGTGCTGACCCCAAACCTGTTCTACCGGGCTGGCCGGGCACCGCTGTTCGACCTGTCCCGGCTCGGTGAACCGGACCAGCGCGGCGCGCTCTTCGAGAAGATCATGCCGATGATCGTCGCGTTGACCCCCGACGTGATCAGCCGGGACTCGGCCGCGTACCTCGACTTCCTGGCCGCCCGGGACGACGTCCGGCCGGGCCCGGTCGCGATCACCGGATACTGCATGGGCGGCACGAACGCGCTGCGAGCCATCGAGGCGCACCCGGACCGCATCGCCGCGATCGCCAGCTTCCACGGCGGGCGCATCGTCACCGACGCGTCGGACAGCCCGCACCTGGGCGTCGACTCGATCACCGGCGAGGTGTATTTCGGGCACGCCGACCAGGACCAGTCGATGACGCCCGAGCAGATCGCCACGCTGGAGAAGGCGCTCGACGCCGCCGGTGTGCGATACCGCTCCGAGGTGTACGAGGGCGCCCACCACGGCTTCACCATGGCCGACACCCCGATGTACCACGAGCAGGCCACCGAGCGTCACTGGGTCGCTCTGTTCGACCTGCTGAACCGCACCCTGCCGACGACCTGA
- a CDS encoding SMP-30/gluconolactonase/LRE family protein, which produces MELTEPTVWSTDRLELGEGLRWVDGRLVLVDLLAGRLLETDGDAPGPLRELHRLEFPLGAVAPLADRPGDWLAAAGTGVTLLPATGDPRPVADLVADAPEPTRMNDAVADPHGRFWAGSMTYAAVPGGSTLYRLTPGAAPVPAVTGLTIPNGPAFDATGTTMYLADTPRGEVDRFTVDPDTGALHGREPFLRLSPEDGGPDGMTVDAAGHLWVALWGGAAVRRYRPDGTLEREIRLPAKQPAGICLGGPDLRRLFIGTARVGLAVAGPVDGALLAVDVPVPGLPTAHATAPDAG; this is translated from the coding sequence ATGGAGCTGACCGAACCGACCGTCTGGAGCACCGACCGGCTGGAGCTGGGCGAAGGGCTGCGCTGGGTCGACGGCCGGCTGGTCCTCGTCGACCTGCTGGCCGGGCGGCTACTGGAGACCGACGGCGACGCGCCGGGACCGCTGCGGGAACTGCACCGCCTCGAGTTTCCGCTCGGCGCGGTCGCCCCGCTGGCCGACCGGCCCGGCGACTGGCTGGCCGCCGCCGGGACCGGCGTCACCCTGCTGCCCGCCACCGGAGACCCCCGACCGGTCGCCGACCTGGTCGCCGACGCGCCCGAGCCGACCCGGATGAACGACGCCGTCGCCGACCCGCACGGCCGCTTCTGGGCCGGCAGCATGACGTACGCCGCGGTGCCCGGCGGGAGCACGCTGTACCGGCTCACACCGGGCGCGGCGCCGGTGCCCGCGGTGACCGGGTTGACCATTCCGAACGGGCCGGCGTTCGACGCCACCGGCACCACCATGTATCTGGCCGACACGCCGCGCGGCGAGGTCGACCGGTTCACCGTCGACCCCGACACCGGGGCCCTGCACGGGCGGGAGCCGTTCCTGCGGCTGTCCCCCGAAGACGGCGGCCCGGACGGGATGACTGTCGACGCGGCGGGCCACCTCTGGGTCGCTCTCTGGGGCGGCGCTGCGGTACGCCGTTATCGGCCGGACGGCACGCTGGAACGGGAGATCCGGCTGCCGGCGAAGCAGCCCGCCGGCATCTGCCTGGGCGGCCCCGACCTGCGTCGACTCTTCATCGGCACCGCCCGCGTGGGGCTGGCCGTGGCCGGCCCGGTGGACGGCGCGCTGCTCGCGGTGGACGTCCCGGTCCCCGGCCTCCCCACCGCACACGCCACCGCCCCCGACGCGGGCTGA